The Candidatus Paceibacterota bacterium genome contains the following window.
AATTTTATACTATGATCACACTAACACTCACAGAAATAATTATCAGAGTTGCGATAGCTGTCGGGCTTGGAGCATTGCTTGGGCTTGAAAGGACTTTGGCGGGAAAGACTGCTGGTATGCGCACCTACTCGATGGTTTCGCTTGGCTCGGCAATCTTTGTAATTGTATCCCAAATAATTCTCTCACCGATTCAAAATCTGGCTTTATCAAACCCACTGCTTATGGCGTCGGCAATTGTCACTGGTATTGGTTTTATCGGAGCCGGCCTCGTGATTTTTCAGGATCATAAAATAGTGGGACTTACTACAGCTGCGGGGCTTTGGGTATCAGCGGGTGT
Protein-coding sequences here:
- a CDS encoding MgtC/SapB family protein, which gives rise to MITLTLTEIIIRVAIAVGLGALLGLERTLAGKTAGMRTYSMVSLGSAIFVIVSQIILSPIQNLALSNPLLMASAIVTGIGFIGAGLVIFQDHKIVGLTTAAGLWVSAGVGIASGYGLFQLSLVAIVAAIVIFTVLWFIENLLKRLSYNNEKEN